A region of Pyxidicoccus parkwaysis DNA encodes the following proteins:
- a CDS encoding ZIP family metal transporter, whose amino-acid sequence MGHVVLLTFLAVLVDGLAGLAGGLLSERWLRRNLPALVGFAAGTLLTASFLEVLPEAVETQGSAAFSWCFASFVALALLEWRLGQHHHPHGVAARAPTLPAALLGSDALHNVGDGAAVAAAFLVSVEAGVATSLAVIAHELPQEVGDYALLRASGWTRGRALLSLAGVQLTAMVGAAAMLLGSRLLPSLQGIVLAVAAGTFIYIGAVDLLPELRHGTVQETRQRVVGLLLGLALLLAFQLVGSKLGLAG is encoded by the coding sequence ATGGGGCACGTGGTCCTCCTCACCTTCCTGGCGGTGCTGGTGGACGGACTGGCGGGGCTCGCGGGCGGGCTTCTCTCCGAGCGGTGGCTGCGGCGGAACCTGCCTGCACTCGTGGGCTTCGCGGCGGGCACTCTGCTCACGGCCAGCTTCCTCGAGGTGCTGCCGGAAGCTGTGGAGACCCAGGGGAGCGCGGCCTTCTCCTGGTGCTTCGCCAGCTTCGTGGCGCTCGCGCTGCTGGAGTGGCGGCTCGGACAACACCACCATCCTCACGGCGTCGCGGCGCGAGCCCCCACGCTTCCCGCCGCGCTGCTGGGCTCGGATGCGCTACACAACGTGGGTGACGGCGCCGCGGTGGCCGCGGCGTTCCTGGTGTCCGTGGAGGCGGGCGTCGCCACCTCGCTGGCCGTCATCGCGCACGAGCTGCCGCAGGAGGTAGGGGACTACGCCCTGCTCCGGGCCTCGGGCTGGACGCGAGGACGCGCCCTGCTCTCGCTGGCGGGGGTGCAGCTCACGGCCATGGTGGGTGCGGCGGCCATGCTCCTGGGCTCGCGCCTGCTGCCTTCACTGCAGGGCATCGTGCTGGCCGTCGCGGCCGGGACCTTCATCTACATCGGCGCGGTGGACCTGCTGCCGGAGCTGCGGCACGGCACCGTCCAGGAGACCCGCCAGCGCGTGGTGGGCCTCTTGCTGGGGCTCGCCCTCCTGCTCGCCTTCCAGCTCGTTGGCTCGAAACTGGGACTGGCGGGATAG
- a CDS encoding archaemetzincin gives MPRGSKGRASGRHFGARFRKGGSRDDAMTGYPAAMRLHSRAPWPCLFVLLAWLPATAAPVSPSPEPVVAILPFGKVSQDVLERVASELQARLRVQVRFETPRALPKEAWYAPRKRWRAEKLLEAIDAAPPPGAWKVVAVTEAEISTTKGDIHDWGIAGLGNMGGLSCVLSTHIYRKHSKTKEVLLRRVGDVAVHEFGHTLGFDHCETDGCVMSDAKGKAISSADHSTGHYCARCLGQLSPEVRAWVKEERATPGPH, from the coding sequence ATGCCCCGTGGCTCCAAGGGAAGAGCGAGCGGTCGCCACTTCGGTGCCCGCTTCCGGAAGGGCGGCTCGCGGGACGATGCGATGACGGGCTACCCTGCGGCCATGCGCCTTCACTCCCGTGCGCCCTGGCCGTGCCTTTTCGTGCTGCTCGCGTGGCTGCCCGCCACGGCGGCGCCCGTGTCACCATCCCCCGAGCCGGTGGTGGCCATCCTCCCCTTCGGCAAGGTGAGTCAGGACGTGCTGGAGCGGGTGGCCAGCGAGCTCCAGGCGCGGCTGCGCGTGCAGGTGCGCTTCGAGACGCCGCGCGCGCTGCCGAAGGAGGCCTGGTACGCCCCCCGCAAGCGCTGGCGCGCGGAGAAGTTGCTCGAGGCCATCGACGCGGCCCCGCCCCCGGGCGCGTGGAAGGTGGTGGCCGTCACCGAGGCGGAAATCTCCACCACCAAGGGCGACATCCATGACTGGGGCATCGCCGGGCTCGGCAACATGGGCGGCCTGTCCTGCGTGCTGTCCACGCACATCTACCGGAAGCACAGCAAGACGAAGGAAGTGCTGCTGCGGCGCGTGGGCGACGTGGCCGTCCACGAGTTCGGCCACACGCTGGGCTTCGACCACTGCGAGACGGACGGCTGTGTCATGTCGGATGCGAAGGGCAAGGCCATCTCGTCCGCGGACCACAGCACCGGCCACTACTGCGCGCGGTGCCTCGGCCAGCTGTCTCCGGAGGTGCGGGCGTGGGTGAAGGAGGAGCGCGCCACGCCCGGTCCCCACTGA
- a CDS encoding MarR family winged helix-turn-helix transcriptional regulator, which yields MGSHINRVTSAEQGDVREVLDGIRRLVRLLRVSARASERVVGISGAQLFVLQQLAEAGPCSINTLAEATLTHQSSVSVVVARLIERGLVTRRTSPEDGRRVEVSLAPAGRALLREAPPMAQAQLIAGLRKLEPGVREGLARGLSALVSELGLDGDSPPLFFEEEPKPRKRRKEKVNGAA from the coding sequence ATGGGCTCCCATATAAATCGCGTCACGAGCGCCGAGCAGGGCGACGTGCGAGAGGTGCTGGACGGCATCCGCCGGCTGGTGCGGCTGCTCCGCGTCTCCGCCCGGGCCTCCGAGCGGGTGGTGGGCATCAGCGGCGCGCAGCTCTTCGTCCTGCAGCAACTGGCGGAGGCCGGGCCCTGCTCCATCAACACCCTGGCGGAAGCCACGCTCACCCACCAGAGCAGCGTGTCGGTGGTGGTGGCGCGGCTCATCGAGCGGGGGCTCGTCACGCGCCGGACCTCGCCGGAGGACGGCCGCCGGGTGGAGGTGTCGCTGGCGCCGGCCGGCCGGGCGCTCTTGCGCGAGGCGCCGCCCATGGCGCAGGCGCAGCTCATCGCCGGCCTGCGGAAGCTGGAGCCCGGGGTGCGTGAGGGATTGGCGCGCGGCCTGTCCGCGCTGGTGTCGGAGCTGGGGCTGGACGGCGACTCGCCGCCGCTCTTCTTCGAGGAAGAACCGAAGCCGCGCAAGCGGCGCAAGGAGAAGGTGAATGGAGCGGCCTGA
- a CDS encoding chloride channel protein produces the protein MERPEVERVEQGLGPGAEAREQLPVAPSMGPALAGVRAPRAMEPVDRRVVFISGIAVVVALAAGLVAQGLGALIYLFTNLAFFGRFTSAPVSPGDNTLGPWVIIVPVLGSIIVGFMARYGSRAIRGHGIPEAMEQVLYNQSRIPPRMTFLKPLSSAVAIGTGGPFGAEGPIIATGGALGSLVGQLLHVTADERKALLAAGAAAGMAATFGAPVSAVLLAVELLLFEYRPRSVIPVALATATATGVRMAFVGGAPAFAMPDLLPPSGAALAFYIVLGALVGVASTLTTRAVYAIEDAFEKLPIHWMWWPALGGVVVGVVGFLSPRTLGVGYTNIEDILSGRFVGTAMVLFCAMKFISWSVALGSGTSGGTLAPLFTLGGGLGSALGLLATYVAPGLGVDVRVAALVGMAAIFAGASRALLASVVFAFETTRQPMGLLPLLGGCAAAYLVSALMMRHSIMTEKLARRGGRVLTEYGVDALGQALVRDVGLRPVATLEADRSLDEVRAWLASGAPDTTHQGFPVVANGALIGVVTRRDLMDGCDATGRRVRELVKRAPAVAYADSSLREAADLMVEEGVGRLPVVQRDEPTRVVGIITRSDLLGANRRRLEDSRRMERGVGGPRRTGPQPA, from the coding sequence ATGGAGCGGCCTGAGGTAGAGCGCGTCGAACAGGGCCTGGGTCCCGGCGCCGAGGCGCGGGAGCAGTTGCCAGTGGCCCCGTCGATGGGGCCCGCGCTCGCGGGTGTGCGCGCGCCGCGCGCCATGGAGCCGGTGGACCGCCGCGTGGTCTTCATCAGCGGCATCGCGGTGGTGGTGGCCCTGGCGGCCGGGCTGGTGGCGCAGGGGCTGGGTGCGCTCATCTACCTCTTCACCAACCTGGCCTTCTTCGGCCGCTTCACCTCGGCGCCGGTGTCTCCCGGGGACAACACGCTGGGGCCGTGGGTCATCATCGTGCCGGTGCTGGGCTCCATCATCGTCGGCTTCATGGCGCGCTATGGCTCGCGGGCCATCCGGGGACACGGCATCCCCGAGGCGATGGAGCAGGTGCTCTACAACCAGAGCCGGATTCCCCCGCGCATGACGTTCCTCAAGCCGCTGTCGTCGGCGGTGGCCATCGGCACCGGTGGCCCGTTCGGCGCGGAGGGGCCCATCATCGCCACGGGTGGCGCGCTGGGCTCGCTGGTGGGGCAGTTGCTCCACGTCACCGCGGACGAGCGCAAGGCCCTGCTGGCCGCGGGCGCGGCGGCGGGCATGGCGGCGACGTTCGGCGCGCCCGTGTCCGCGGTGCTGCTCGCGGTGGAGTTGCTGCTGTTCGAGTACCGGCCGCGCTCCGTCATTCCCGTGGCGCTGGCCACCGCTACCGCGACGGGCGTGCGCATGGCCTTCGTGGGCGGCGCGCCCGCCTTCGCCATGCCGGACCTCTTGCCCCCGAGCGGCGCCGCGCTGGCCTTCTACATCGTGCTGGGTGCGCTGGTGGGCGTGGCCTCCACGCTGACCACCCGCGCGGTGTATGCGATTGAAGACGCCTTCGAGAAGCTGCCCATTCACTGGATGTGGTGGCCCGCGCTGGGCGGTGTGGTGGTGGGCGTCGTCGGCTTCCTCTCTCCGCGCACGCTGGGCGTGGGCTACACCAACATCGAGGACATCCTCTCCGGCCGCTTCGTGGGCACGGCGATGGTGTTGTTCTGCGCGATGAAGTTCATCTCCTGGTCCGTGGCGCTGGGCAGCGGCACCTCGGGAGGAACGCTGGCGCCGTTGTTCACGCTGGGCGGTGGTCTGGGCTCCGCGCTGGGGCTGCTGGCGACGTACGTGGCGCCGGGCCTGGGCGTGGACGTGCGCGTGGCGGCGCTGGTGGGCATGGCGGCCATCTTCGCGGGCGCGTCTCGCGCGCTGCTGGCCTCGGTGGTGTTCGCCTTCGAGACGACGCGCCAGCCCATGGGCCTGTTGCCGCTGTTGGGTGGTTGCGCGGCGGCGTACCTCGTGTCCGCGCTGATGATGCGCCACTCCATCATGACGGAGAAGCTGGCCCGGCGCGGTGGGCGCGTGCTCACCGAGTACGGCGTGGACGCGCTGGGACAGGCGCTGGTGCGCGACGTGGGCCTGCGCCCCGTCGCGACGCTGGAGGCGGACCGGTCGCTGGACGAGGTGCGCGCGTGGCTCGCCTCCGGCGCGCCGGACACCACGCATCAGGGCTTCCCGGTGGTGGCCAACGGTGCCCTCATTGGAGTCGTCACCCGGAGGGATTTGATGGACGGATGCGATGCCACGGGCCGGCGCGTGCGCGAGTTGGTGAAGCGCGCCCCGGCGGTGGCGTACGCGGACAGCTCGCTGCGCGAGGCGGCGGACCTGATGGTGGAGGAGGGCGTGGGCCGGCTGCCGGTGGTGCAGCGTGACGAGCCCACGCGTGTGGTGGGCATCATCACCCGCAGCGATTTGCTCGGGGCCAACCGGCGCCGGCTGGAGGACTCGCGGCGGATGGAGCGCGGCGTGGGCGGCCCCCGCCGCACGGGGCCACAGCCGGCATGA
- a CDS encoding DUF2156 domain-containing protein, whose translation MKPTDEEAAAERARVLELLRQYGWNATSFQVLQPGFCYWFDPAGDACVAYVDTGGAWVAAGGPIASPERLPAVAAAFQEAASAAGRRVCFFATEPRFTQLVPMQALPVGEQPVWDPTHWEEVVRSSRNLREQLRRARKHGVTVREVPAAVLEDPTHPTRRALDSLKARWLASRRMAPMGFLVQLRPYAFARERRAFAAEVDGRLVGFLAVSPVYAREGWFLQDLLRAPDAPNGTPETLVDAAMRAAAAEGRRYVTLGLAPLAGPVRPWLRLARVCGRPLFDFEGLRAFKAKFRPDAWVPIHVAYPQRNGGVAAVYDALRAFARGSLLRFGVATVLRRPRLLVHVLAMLLVPWTALLALPATRRWFPSLSVQWGWVLFDVGLAAGLFTLVRRWRDGLATALGMLTASDACLTFVQAATFNVARARGPVYWAVITAAVVAPATASALLFVSRDLRLPGRQG comes from the coding sequence ATGAAGCCGACGGACGAGGAGGCCGCGGCCGAGCGCGCGCGCGTGCTCGAGCTGCTGCGCCAGTACGGCTGGAACGCCACGTCCTTCCAGGTGCTCCAGCCGGGCTTCTGTTACTGGTTCGACCCGGCGGGTGACGCCTGCGTCGCCTACGTGGACACAGGCGGCGCATGGGTGGCCGCGGGCGGGCCCATTGCCTCACCGGAGCGCCTGCCCGCCGTCGCCGCCGCCTTCCAGGAGGCCGCGAGCGCGGCGGGCCGGCGCGTGTGCTTCTTCGCCACCGAGCCGCGCTTCACGCAGCTGGTCCCGATGCAGGCCCTGCCCGTGGGCGAGCAGCCCGTGTGGGACCCGACGCACTGGGAAGAGGTGGTGCGAAGCAGCCGCAACCTGCGGGAGCAGTTGCGCAGGGCCCGCAAGCACGGCGTGACGGTGCGCGAGGTGCCCGCGGCCGTGCTGGAGGACCCGACGCATCCCACGCGCCGCGCGCTGGACTCACTCAAGGCGCGGTGGCTGGCCTCGCGCCGCATGGCCCCCATGGGCTTCCTCGTGCAGCTCCGTCCCTACGCCTTCGCCCGTGAGCGCCGCGCCTTCGCCGCCGAGGTGGACGGAAGGCTGGTGGGCTTCCTCGCGGTTTCTCCCGTGTACGCGCGCGAGGGCTGGTTCCTTCAAGACTTGCTGCGCGCGCCGGACGCGCCCAACGGCACGCCTGAGACATTGGTGGACGCGGCCATGCGCGCGGCGGCGGCGGAAGGCCGGCGCTACGTCACGCTGGGCCTCGCGCCGCTCGCAGGGCCGGTGCGTCCCTGGCTGCGGCTGGCGCGCGTCTGCGGCCGGCCGCTGTTCGACTTCGAGGGCCTGCGCGCCTTCAAGGCCAAGTTCCGCCCCGACGCGTGGGTGCCCATCCATGTGGCCTACCCCCAGCGCAACGGCGGAGTGGCCGCGGTGTACGACGCGCTGCGAGCCTTCGCACGGGGCAGCCTGCTGCGCTTCGGCGTGGCCACGGTGCTGCGGCGTCCCCGGCTGCTCGTCCACGTGCTGGCGATGCTGCTCGTTCCATGGACGGCGCTGCTGGCGCTGCCCGCCACCCGGCGCTGGTTCCCCTCGCTGTCGGTGCAGTGGGGCTGGGTGCTGTTCGACGTGGGCCTGGCGGCGGGCCTCTTCACGCTGGTGCGCCGCTGGCGGGACGGCCTGGCCACGGCGCTGGGAATGCTCACCGCGTCGGACGCGTGCCTCACCTTCGTGCAGGCCGCGACGTTCAATGTCGCTCGCGCGCGTGGACCGGTGTACTGGGCCGTCATCACCGCCGCGGTCGTCGCTCCGGCGACGGCCTCCGCGCTGCTCTTTGTCTCGCGGGATTTGCGCCTGCCCGGGCGTCAGGGCTGA
- a CDS encoding DUF2171 domain-containing protein, whose translation MQEADMVDPGELREGMTAKDLEGRRLGTVVHVGDTHFELEQGWPARREFMVRFHAVDRVEHGEVFLHAGHGVEVPLESEEAGAAQP comes from the coding sequence ATGCAGGAGGCGGACATGGTGGACCCGGGAGAGCTGCGCGAGGGAATGACGGCGAAGGACCTGGAAGGGCGGAGGCTCGGCACGGTGGTGCACGTGGGCGACACGCACTTCGAGTTGGAGCAGGGCTGGCCGGCGCGGCGCGAGTTCATGGTGCGCTTCCACGCGGTGGACCGCGTCGAGCACGGCGAGGTGTTCCTCCACGCCGGCCATGGCGTGGAGGTCCCCCTCGAGAGCGAAGAAGCAGGCGCCGCTCAGCCCTGA
- a CDS encoding cytochrome-c peroxidase produces MRTPPGVTLPLAVLLYALNGNAEPPPQQAAPPPADLPPGVSPALWKLAVPTSAAPTPEKVVLGEKLFNDKRLSVDDSTSCSTCHDEKFGFTDGKPVSEGVKGQKVTRNSPTILNAMFNASQFWDGRAATLEDQAKLPILNPREMGQPNAEAVVAKVKAIPEYQAEFRKVFNRDVNYDDLAAAIGAFERTLYSGNARFDRFIHGDSKAFSDAERRGWALFNGKGRCNTCHAGNVVNPLFSDQKFHNIGIAAHKQDFVKLAREGLRVVRTGDEKQIDELALQTNFSELGRFLVTKQENEVGAFKTPTLRNIGITGPYMHDGSLTTLWDVMDHYNKGGVANPYLDGGMQRLGLTENEIDDLVAFLFTLTDEKFASQNTKRLAEQRARKNQRPERETAVAMGKKGNLGDLAPNPDLNVKNPADVGVYGTEVSVKPAPAKKP; encoded by the coding sequence ATGCGAACGCCGCCCGGCGTTACCCTGCCGCTCGCCGTCCTGCTGTACGCACTGAATGGGAATGCCGAGCCGCCCCCACAACAGGCGGCCCCTCCTCCAGCCGACCTGCCGCCCGGAGTCTCGCCCGCGCTGTGGAAGCTCGCGGTGCCCACGAGTGCCGCGCCCACGCCGGAGAAGGTGGTCCTGGGCGAGAAGCTCTTCAACGACAAGCGCCTGTCGGTGGACGACTCCACGTCGTGCTCCACCTGCCATGACGAGAAGTTCGGCTTCACCGACGGCAAGCCGGTGTCCGAGGGCGTGAAGGGGCAGAAGGTGACGCGCAACAGCCCCACCATCCTCAACGCCATGTTCAATGCCTCGCAGTTCTGGGACGGCCGCGCGGCCACGCTGGAGGACCAGGCGAAGCTGCCCATCCTCAACCCCCGCGAGATGGGCCAGCCCAACGCGGAGGCGGTGGTGGCCAAGGTGAAGGCCATCCCCGAGTATCAGGCGGAGTTCCGCAAGGTCTTCAACCGGGACGTCAACTACGACGACCTGGCGGCGGCCATCGGCGCCTTCGAGCGCACGCTCTACTCCGGCAACGCGCGCTTCGACCGCTTCATCCACGGCGACTCGAAGGCCTTCAGCGACGCCGAGCGGCGCGGCTGGGCGCTCTTCAACGGCAAGGGCCGGTGCAACACCTGCCACGCGGGCAACGTCGTCAACCCGCTGTTCAGCGACCAGAAGTTCCACAACATCGGCATCGCCGCGCACAAGCAGGACTTCGTGAAGCTGGCACGCGAGGGCCTGCGCGTGGTGCGCACCGGCGACGAGAAGCAGATTGATGAACTGGCGCTGCAGACGAACTTCTCCGAGCTGGGCCGCTTCCTGGTGACGAAGCAGGAGAACGAGGTGGGCGCCTTCAAGACGCCCACGCTGCGCAACATCGGCATCACCGGCCCGTACATGCACGACGGCTCGCTGACGACGCTGTGGGACGTGATGGACCACTACAACAAGGGCGGCGTGGCCAATCCCTATCTCGACGGGGGGATGCAGCGGCTGGGGCTGACGGAGAATGAAATCGACGACCTGGTGGCCTTCCTCTTCACGCTCACCGACGAGAAGTTCGCCTCGCAGAACACGAAGCGGCTGGCCGAGCAGCGCGCGCGGAAGAACCAGCGGCCCGAGCGGGAGACCGCCGTGGCGATGGGGAAGAAGGGGAACCTGGGTGATTTGGCGCCCAACCCGGACCTGAACGTCAAGAACCCCGCGGACGTCGGTGTGTATGGCACCGAGGTGTCCGTGAAGCCCGCTCCGGCGAAGAAGCCCTGA
- a CDS encoding metallophosphoesterase family protein yields the protein MANKFRSIETKHHEERDAFFDDLKKLDRRAFMRVAGISAGIVAGMGLRTPHSFQLVNVAEAQGTKPRFSFAYISDTHLYDQKLNDRFVRSILKAVDDVNALDPQPDFVLFGGDLAQLGQAGELRLGAQILKNIKAPVKMMVGEHDWFLDMGELWRELFGPPNYSFDHKGVHFVVLNSILEKDFWTERKLTPMERMKIVAGLDNGIQSRFEVGGEQRQWLQNDLAKVDKKTPVIVFSHSPLYKYYRPWNFWTDDADEVQAILKPFEKVTVIHGHTHQLLSNQIGNISFHGMLSTAWPWPYAPEGLPKLTVQMNRPDPFSQFDGCGNGRMDVLETGLVDKLYNLWERNPITVRASYLTSGGKQDAPPRTKLPSY from the coding sequence ATGGCCAACAAGTTCCGCAGCATCGAGACGAAGCACCACGAGGAGCGCGACGCCTTCTTCGACGACTTGAAGAAGCTGGACCGCCGGGCCTTCATGCGCGTGGCGGGCATCTCCGCCGGCATCGTCGCCGGCATGGGGCTGAGGACGCCGCACAGCTTCCAGTTGGTGAACGTGGCGGAGGCGCAGGGGACGAAGCCGCGCTTCTCCTTCGCGTACATCTCCGACACGCACCTGTATGACCAGAAGCTGAATGACCGCTTCGTCCGCTCCATCCTCAAGGCGGTGGACGACGTGAATGCGCTGGACCCGCAGCCGGACTTCGTCCTCTTCGGTGGAGATTTGGCGCAGCTCGGGCAGGCCGGTGAGCTGAGGCTGGGCGCGCAGATACTGAAGAATATCAAGGCGCCCGTGAAGATGATGGTGGGCGAGCACGACTGGTTCCTCGACATGGGCGAGCTGTGGCGCGAGCTGTTCGGCCCGCCCAACTACTCGTTCGACCACAAGGGCGTGCACTTCGTGGTGCTCAACTCCATCCTGGAGAAGGACTTCTGGACGGAGCGGAAGCTCACGCCCATGGAGCGGATGAAGATTGTCGCGGGCCTGGACAACGGCATCCAGTCTCGCTTCGAGGTGGGCGGCGAGCAGCGCCAGTGGCTCCAGAACGATTTGGCGAAGGTGGACAAGAAGACGCCGGTCATCGTCTTCAGCCACTCGCCTCTCTACAAGTACTACCGGCCCTGGAACTTCTGGACGGACGACGCGGACGAGGTGCAGGCGATTCTCAAGCCCTTCGAGAAGGTCACCGTCATCCACGGGCACACGCACCAGCTGCTGAGCAACCAGATTGGGAACATCAGCTTCCACGGGATGCTGTCCACGGCGTGGCCGTGGCCGTACGCGCCGGAGGGGCTGCCGAAGCTGACGGTGCAGATGAACCGGCCGGACCCGTTCAGCCAGTTCGACGGGTGCGGCAACGGGCGGATGGACGTGCTGGAGACGGGGCTGGTGGACAAGCTGTACAACCTCTGGGAGCGCAACCCCATCACCGTTCGCGCGAGCTATCTCACGTCGGGCGGGAAGCAGGATGCGCCGCCCCGGACGAAGCTGCCGAGCTACTGA
- a CDS encoding c-type cytochrome yields MTIRMKLLVGTGALLSFAGGVALASGPAPKTEAPATPEVKKHVVPASKDGDLVVGLCDGVTSLEVDGVKEGQKLTREQAMRVSGALMEEWLKKNPDANWDPAPAVAQTSSGGARSPPAVPPTQQKPSTGGSIAGQGVQPESGGKEVKKEMGANVQDGHTYGAFSKRDEAIWAASTQSFVDEGKRVFHDADLLGGTVGVSCDMCHPDAANTHPETYPKYQVQLGRVALLRDMINWCIENPVRGKPLADGDPKLRAMEAYIYAQRKGTPLDYGKK; encoded by the coding sequence ATGACCATCCGGATGAAGCTGCTAGTGGGAACGGGCGCGCTGCTGTCCTTCGCGGGAGGCGTGGCGCTGGCCAGCGGCCCCGCGCCGAAGACCGAAGCTCCCGCCACTCCCGAGGTGAAGAAGCACGTGGTGCCGGCCTCGAAGGACGGCGACCTCGTCGTGGGGCTGTGTGACGGCGTGACGTCGCTGGAGGTGGACGGTGTGAAGGAGGGGCAGAAGCTGACGCGCGAGCAGGCCATGCGCGTGTCGGGAGCCCTGATGGAGGAGTGGCTGAAGAAGAACCCGGACGCGAACTGGGACCCGGCGCCGGCCGTGGCGCAGACGTCGTCAGGGGGCGCGCGCAGCCCGCCGGCGGTGCCGCCCACGCAGCAGAAGCCCTCCACGGGCGGCTCGATTGCGGGGCAGGGCGTGCAGCCGGAGAGCGGCGGGAAGGAAGTGAAGAAGGAGATGGGCGCCAACGTGCAGGACGGTCACACGTACGGGGCCTTCTCCAAGCGAGACGAGGCCATCTGGGCGGCGTCCACGCAGTCGTTCGTGGACGAGGGCAAGCGCGTGTTCCACGACGCGGACCTGCTGGGCGGCACGGTGGGTGTGTCGTGTGACATGTGTCACCCGGACGCGGCGAACACGCACCCGGAGACGTATCCCAAGTACCAGGTGCAGTTGGGCCGCGTGGCGTTGCTGCGCGACATGATCAACTGGTGCATCGAGAACCCGGTGCGCGGCAAGCCGCTCGCGGACGGGGACCCCAAGCTGCGCGCCATGGAGGCGTACATCTACGCGCAGCGGAAGGGCACTCCGCTGGACTACGGGAAGAAGTAA
- the sitA6 gene encoding SitA6 family polymorphic toxin lipoprotein, with the protein MWHRAVWLSLCAVLWSCASTPAAPEERDAAEYPEAYTRLDEGACVTFVCAGDACGLFRCEDAPPEPGRVVRTRGTFVLPPSAVQSPQRNWGYPWVQPGQSEPVFVIRWYGRELLPSQKRLLEMAQALATKPREKHHIFPRQESLRLWFERQGINIHQETMLLDIDTHHRIHKGANGGPWNQAWQAFREAHEEATKEDMYRYARELIIRFNLIGPILPYHLLVGPPIEY; encoded by the coding sequence ATGTGGCACCGGGCAGTCTGGCTCTCGTTGTGCGCAGTGCTGTGGTCGTGCGCGTCGACTCCTGCGGCTCCCGAGGAGCGGGACGCGGCGGAGTACCCGGAGGCGTACACCCGGCTGGATGAGGGCGCGTGCGTCACGTTCGTCTGTGCCGGGGACGCGTGCGGCCTGTTCCGCTGTGAGGACGCGCCGCCCGAGCCGGGGCGCGTGGTCCGGACGCGAGGCACGTTCGTGCTTCCGCCGAGCGCGGTTCAGTCACCGCAGCGGAACTGGGGATACCCGTGGGTACAGCCGGGACAGTCCGAGCCGGTGTTCGTCATCCGCTGGTATGGCCGGGAGCTGCTGCCGAGCCAGAAGCGGCTGCTGGAGATGGCGCAGGCGCTGGCGACGAAGCCCCGGGAGAAGCACCACATCTTTCCGCGACAGGAGAGCCTCAGGCTCTGGTTCGAGCGACAGGGCATCAACATCCATCAAGAGACGATGCTGCTCGACATCGACACCCATCACCGCATCCACAAGGGAGCAAATGGCGGGCCTTGGAACCAGGCGTGGCAGGCCTTTCGAGAGGCACACGAGGAAGCAACCAAGGAGGACATGTACCGTTATGCGCGGGAGCTGATCATCCGCTTCAACCTGATTGGTCCTATCCTGCCCTACCATCTGCTGGTAGGGCCTCCCATCGAGTACTGA
- the sitI6 gene encoding SitI6 family double-CXXCG motif immunity protein has product MPRFFKPLLADYRTQKGSYNFAPKWGLPGVTCPECKATWAGAGLHYPAVDLSGHPVAKKLSKAYLEEDFEEFERLRDQVRALLPPDYPLGPGTLFGPQVGKARGPFSALIQPSGGTLLVQPDALKSLQDEGLRGLRGCRTEILFRPKGIPELLDLHIEPRGLLHADCIPKSTPPPCPRCGRRGFSLPKEPILDAASLPTDLDLFRLRNFATVLIVTERFKDVVERFELDGLTFRELPVR; this is encoded by the coding sequence ATGCCACGGTTCTTCAAGCCTCTTCTTGCGGACTACCGAACCCAGAAGGGCAGCTACAACTTTGCGCCCAAGTGGGGGCTTCCGGGCGTCACCTGCCCTGAGTGCAAGGCGACGTGGGCGGGAGCCGGTCTCCACTATCCCGCCGTGGACCTCTCCGGGCATCCCGTGGCGAAGAAGTTGTCGAAGGCCTATCTGGAAGAAGACTTCGAGGAGTTCGAGCGTTTGCGCGATCAGGTTCGAGCTCTGCTTCCTCCAGACTATCCTCTCGGACCAGGGACCCTGTTCGGTCCTCAGGTGGGGAAGGCCAGGGGGCCGTTCTCCGCGCTCATCCAGCCGTCTGGTGGCACGCTGCTCGTTCAGCCCGATGCTCTGAAGTCATTGCAGGACGAAGGCCTCCGAGGACTGCGCGGCTGCCGCACGGAGATTCTCTTCCGCCCGAAGGGTATCCCCGAGCTCCTCGACCTGCACATCGAGCCGCGAGGCCTCCTGCACGCGGACTGCATCCCGAAGAGCACGCCGCCCCCGTGCCCCAGGTGCGGACGCCGTGGCTTCAGCCTTCCGAAGGAGCCCATCCTCGACGCCGCCTCGCTCCCCACGGACCTCGACCTCTTCCGCCTGCGCAACTTCGCGACCGTGCTCATCGTCACGGAGCGCTTCAAGGACGTCGTGGAGCGCTTCGAGCTGGACGGCCTGACCTTCCGCGAGCTGCCGGTGCGCTGA